In one window of Hallerella porci DNA:
- a CDS encoding glycosyltransferase, with the protein MAQYLLDILFVVYVIAGIGLVVYGFNCYWSIYLFLKNSRRVRLADRKNLLQFYRDHKMDELPMVTTQLPVFNEANCVERLIDAVCAIDYPKDKHEIQVLDDSTDDCYEVTKRKVEEKQAEGYDIKLIHRTNRKDFKAGALKEGMEVAKGEFLAIFDADFVPQKDFLLKTVPYMVIDSSIGLVQGRWGHLNRTESGLTLAQSIGIDGHFVVEQSARSWGDLFMNFNGTAGVWRKQAILDAGGWEGDTLTEDMDLSYRSQLAGWKMKFVFDVIVPAELPDDINAFKAQQFRWAKGSIQTAMKDLPLVFKAKVPLRKKIGAFLHTTHYSIHPCMLFTALCAYPLLAWFEPVANLPTWLFSIGFAFIFLAAIAPSTLYFVAQRCSGYTGWKTRMLSLPVLMAMGVGIAISNTRAWFSAVFGKQGVFVRTPKTGGKKYSHFRQKFPFLALLEIAVGVYCVLGLIAYIGAQKFIIGPFLALYAVGFLAVGALSFIQYFQNLIDAKKN; encoded by the coding sequence ATGGCTCAATATTTACTGGATATCCTGTTTGTTGTGTACGTCATCGCCGGAATCGGGCTTGTCGTCTACGGATTCAACTGCTACTGGAGCATCTATCTCTTCCTCAAGAACAGCCGCCGCGTCCGCCTCGCCGACCGCAAGAACTTGCTCCAATTCTACCGCGACCACAAGATGGACGAACTGCCGATGGTCACGACGCAGCTTCCGGTTTTCAATGAAGCAAACTGCGTGGAACGCTTAATTGATGCGGTCTGCGCCATCGATTATCCGAAAGACAAACACGAAATTCAAGTCCTCGACGATTCGACCGACGACTGCTACGAAGTAACAAAGCGCAAAGTCGAAGAAAAGCAAGCCGAAGGTTACGACATTAAACTCATTCACCGCACAAACCGCAAAGATTTTAAGGCGGGCGCACTCAAAGAAGGGATGGAAGTCGCAAAGGGTGAATTCCTCGCCATTTTCGATGCTGACTTCGTCCCGCAGAAAGACTTCTTGTTGAAAACCGTTCCATATATGGTCATCGATTCTTCCATCGGTCTTGTGCAAGGTCGTTGGGGACATTTGAACCGCACCGAATCCGGTTTGACTTTGGCGCAATCGATTGGTATCGACGGTCACTTTGTGGTAGAACAATCGGCCCGCAGCTGGGGCGACCTCTTTATGAACTTTAACGGCACCGCAGGCGTGTGGCGCAAGCAAGCGATTCTCGATGCAGGTGGCTGGGAAGGCGATACATTAACCGAAGATATGGACCTTTCTTATCGGAGTCAGCTCGCCGGTTGGAAAATGAAATTCGTCTTCGATGTGATTGTCCCCGCAGAACTTCCCGATGATATTAACGCATTTAAGGCGCAGCAATTCCGTTGGGCAAAGGGCTCCATCCAGACCGCGATGAAAGATTTGCCGCTCGTCTTCAAAGCAAAAGTGCCGCTCCGCAAAAAAATCGGTGCCTTCCTTCACACGACTCATTATTCCATTCACCCGTGTATGCTTTTTACAGCGCTCTGCGCTTATCCGCTTCTCGCTTGGTTTGAACCGGTTGCAAATCTCCCGACTTGGCTTTTCTCGATTGGCTTTGCGTTTATCTTCCTCGCGGCGATTGCGCCTTCGACTCTTTACTTTGTTGCGCAACGTTGCTCCGGTTATACTGGTTGGAAAACGCGGATGCTTTCTCTCCCCGTTCTGATGGCGATGGGCGTAGGCATTGCGATTAGCAACACCCGCGCATGGTTCTCGGCGGTCTTTGGCAAGCAAGGAGTCTTCGTCCGCACGCCGAAAACCGGCGGAAAGAAATATTCTCACTTCCGTCAAAAATTCCCCTTCTTAGCTCTCTTAGAAATCGCCGTCGGCGTTTACTGCGTTCTCGGTCTTATCGCCTACATCGGCGCCCAGAAATTTATCATCGGGCCTTTCCTCGCCCTCTACGCAGTCGGCTTCTTAGCCGTCGGCGCTTTAAGCTTTATCCAATACTTCCAAAACTTAATAGACGCAAAGAAAAACTAA
- a CDS encoding ATP-binding protein, which translates to MRLLVQLIYNQLEVDFIASNGTEKYYIQSAYAIHDEEKRMQEIASLKKIEDSFKKIVIVGDDIATYTDENGFVYMSLFDFLLKKNFI; encoded by the coding sequence TTGCGTTTGCTGGTTCAACTGATCTACAATCAGCTAGAGGTTGATTTTATCGCATCTAATGGAACTGAAAAATATTATATCCAGTCGGCATACGCAATTCATGATGAAGAAAAACGAATGCAAGAAATTGCATCGCTAAAAAAAATAGAAGACTCCTTTAAAAAAATTGTAATTGTAGGCGATGATATAGCGACTTATACCGACGAAAATGGATTTGTTTATATGAGTTTGTTTGATTTCTTGTTAAAGAAAAATTTCATATAA
- a CDS encoding C25 family cysteine peptidase, which translates to MKFSALFTLIFISFLWAFESVEDSRTRFVFTDQVVESSAEVCADGGSRLLPENAFYKKGSHLPYRTYRIAIPANAKPTVTISDLARSRFEGNWCRSDSLQNGALEISKPILRDGIWTVDVFVPLLQISGSTISIRKNFQVNVSFAGTPQNKNPGKRAIAMVQNPKGAASFGIASQTGRILRKAAASDFSKINWLVRLAVGDRDNGNTNEDGLYAVTFRQFRAACNEVSRAADCEGIPVEKLRLYGARQDTLTEVIQSSAEIVPDQLFEIPIDIRDHSPNSLRADGTFDDGDTLFFVGYGTSMWKRFDFEDASFTSKGMDYYYSSSPYSFFQYFQLGFSSTGKGARVSTLNSPASGTEIEVLRYVRTEKDAALRDVYFGENDEASGKEWFWFWNGKNDSLEISSSSFFTAKNDKLPHFKESGKKFLAVSYVPHSATAQAKMRFTFTVNGKTFDGYDRKLPMGNFEIENPPLKSSGNSYAMRLLPNHSVPDRFDGFTLAYAWNPTLENDTAEWILPGKSSGRIRIPMTSHAQVMKFKNFEPVGLLAIQNGFFTDSISSKEDVRYLAYNAENFRKPAAINGIPNRIEGILSDISRISSKTEYLIIAPEAFQVPAVELAKFRSSGKAFATYNTSVVLAEDIYRAYSGGSLTPIAIRNYLAYARSVSPNLTYAVLAGNGNFDYRGFHSGFKTNWLPPFEKEDAAAEDFFAVLDSGEQILSGKYDLDLYVGRLPLGSVSAFNAYNEKIEEHEKTLSADNSAWRNAVIISADDAWTGVEVDPIDHTSPAEDLARTLWKRSSENGFHLDIHKIYLLDYTADASGQKPEATSDLLNRINQGALFTVYFGHGSISDWAFEGLMKPSYVSNLSNESRYTILGSFSCTVGRFDKGDETSLSETFIQASKRGAIASIGATRETYGSLNRVFAKSVLTNALFPSGGTLGRAYMQAKGLSESSNSSQRYNNERYALLGEPVVPMPNAGLSIQLDQKIDTIRALDSMNLSGSVKGISNGKLHISILEQSYEKKLSQEPSDNDSVSVLYDGSLIFSEDTEVKDGRFSIHFITPRKIAFGDTAAEIRLWANGNSTAKIGRSLVSGLAISGTSAYADSIIANDTLPPLISIQSCLSPASGTSFSEGEMVTLASPACLQVTIKDSTAINFREEANEGVEFEVDGQVSASPFHPWPYVEQSSKKAVARMNFAESKYPAGIYLFKVSATDIIGNESTRTVKVNITEGLSEGLSDVFNAPNPMKRKGTTFYFKDLAAGRSSDVTIFIYNQNGRMVQRIPHAISGKTHWDGKDFYGRKLANGLYHYIVVSKVAASADAKAKTFRKKQKLVISR; encoded by the coding sequence GTGAAATTTTCTGCACTCTTCACCCTGATTTTTATTTCATTCTTGTGGGCGTTCGAATCGGTCGAAGATTCGCGGACGCGTTTTGTTTTTACCGATCAGGTTGTGGAATCGAGTGCAGAAGTTTGCGCCGACGGCGGTTCACGTTTATTACCCGAAAATGCGTTTTACAAAAAAGGTTCGCATTTACCGTATCGCACTTACCGCATAGCGATTCCTGCGAATGCCAAGCCGACGGTCACGATTTCGGATTTGGCGCGCAGCCGTTTTGAGGGAAACTGGTGCCGTTCGGATTCGCTTCAAAATGGTGCGTTAGAAATTTCGAAACCCATTTTGCGCGATGGCATTTGGACGGTTGATGTTTTTGTTCCGCTGTTACAAATTTCGGGTTCGACGATTTCGATTCGGAAAAATTTTCAGGTGAATGTTTCGTTTGCAGGAACGCCGCAAAATAAAAATCCAGGAAAGCGTGCGATTGCGATGGTACAAAATCCGAAAGGGGCTGCGTCCTTTGGAATCGCTTCTCAGACGGGACGCATTTTGCGCAAAGCTGCCGCATCGGATTTTTCGAAGATAAATTGGCTTGTGCGCTTGGCCGTAGGCGACCGCGACAATGGAAATACAAATGAAGATGGACTTTATGCGGTGACATTTCGCCAATTTCGGGCAGCGTGCAATGAAGTCTCGCGGGCAGCAGACTGCGAAGGAATTCCGGTCGAAAAATTGCGCTTATACGGAGCGCGTCAAGATACATTAACCGAAGTCATTCAAAGTTCTGCGGAAATTGTGCCCGATCAATTATTCGAAATTCCGATCGACATTCGCGATCACAGTCCGAATTCTTTGCGCGCAGACGGCACCTTTGACGATGGCGATACACTTTTCTTTGTCGGCTACGGCACATCGATGTGGAAACGTTTCGACTTTGAAGACGCTTCGTTTACAAGCAAAGGCATGGACTATTATTATTCGTCATCGCCGTATAGTTTCTTTCAATATTTTCAACTGGGATTTTCTTCTACCGGAAAAGGCGCTCGCGTTTCGACTTTAAATTCTCCGGCATCGGGAACAGAAATCGAAGTGCTTCGTTATGTGCGCACCGAAAAAGACGCTGCGCTTCGCGATGTTTATTTTGGCGAAAATGATGAAGCTTCGGGCAAGGAATGGTTCTGGTTTTGGAATGGAAAAAACGATTCGCTCGAAATTTCTTCGTCGAGTTTTTTCACGGCGAAAAATGATAAATTGCCGCATTTCAAAGAAAGCGGAAAAAAATTCCTCGCGGTTTCGTATGTGCCGCATTCGGCAACGGCGCAAGCCAAAATGCGATTCACGTTTACTGTAAACGGGAAAACATTTGACGGCTACGATCGCAAATTGCCGATGGGAAATTTTGAAATTGAAAATCCGCCGTTAAAATCTTCGGGAAATTCGTATGCGATGCGACTTCTCCCGAATCATTCTGTGCCCGATCGATTCGATGGTTTTACTCTCGCCTATGCGTGGAATCCGACTTTGGAAAACGATACCGCTGAATGGATTTTGCCGGGGAAGTCGAGTGGCCGCATTCGCATTCCGATGACGTCTCATGCGCAGGTGATGAAATTCAAAAATTTTGAACCCGTCGGACTCCTCGCTATCCAAAATGGATTTTTCACCGATAGCATTTCGTCCAAAGAAGATGTGCGTTATCTCGCTTACAATGCAGAAAATTTCCGCAAGCCCGCAGCGATTAACGGCATCCCCAATCGGATAGAAGGCATTCTCTCGGACATTTCTCGCATTTCTTCGAAAACGGAATATTTGATTATCGCACCGGAAGCTTTCCAAGTGCCCGCCGTTGAACTTGCCAAATTCCGTTCGAGCGGAAAAGCGTTCGCGACTTATAACACGAGCGTCGTTCTCGCCGAAGATATTTACCGCGCTTATTCGGGCGGCTCTTTAACGCCGATTGCCATTCGCAATTATTTGGCTTATGCGCGGAGCGTTTCGCCGAATTTAACTTACGCTGTTCTCGCGGGCAATGGCAATTTCGATTACCGCGGATTCCATTCGGGATTTAAAACAAATTGGCTGCCGCCGTTTGAAAAAGAAGACGCTGCTGCCGAAGATTTCTTTGCGGTTCTCGATTCGGGCGAACAAATTCTCTCGGGAAAATACGATTTGGATTTATACGTGGGAAGACTTCCATTAGGAAGCGTCTCGGCGTTTAATGCGTATAACGAAAAAATTGAAGAACACGAAAAAACTCTTTCGGCGGATAATTCGGCGTGGCGTAATGCGGTGATAATTTCTGCAGACGATGCGTGGACCGGCGTAGAAGTTGATCCGATTGATCACACGAGCCCAGCCGAAGATTTAGCGCGGACATTGTGGAAGCGTTCTTCGGAAAACGGATTCCATTTGGACATTCACAAAATTTATTTGTTGGATTATACCGCCGATGCGTCGGGCCAAAAACCGGAAGCGACTTCGGATTTATTAAACCGCATCAATCAAGGCGCACTATTTACCGTTTACTTTGGACACGGCTCAATTTCGGATTGGGCGTTTGAAGGCTTGATGAAACCGTCTTATGTTTCGAATCTTTCCAATGAATCGCGTTATACGATTCTCGGCTCGTTCTCGTGTACCGTCGGACGCTTTGACAAAGGCGACGAAACTTCTCTTTCGGAAACGTTTATTCAAGCATCGAAGCGCGGTGCGATTGCCTCAATTGGCGCAACCCGTGAAACTTACGGCAGTTTAAACCGCGTCTTTGCCAAGTCGGTTTTAACGAATGCATTATTCCCGTCGGGCGGAACTCTCGGACGCGCTTACATGCAGGCAAAGGGACTTTCGGAATCCTCAAATTCGTCGCAGCGGTATAACAATGAACGTTATGCGCTTCTCGGCGAGCCCGTTGTGCCGATGCCGAATGCGGGGCTTTCTATTCAACTCGATCAAAAAATTGACACGATTCGCGCCCTCGACAGCATGAATTTGAGCGGAAGCGTGAAAGGCATTTCGAACGGAAAATTGCATATTTCCATTCTCGAGCAAAGTTACGAGAAAAAATTAAGCCAAGAACCTTCGGATAACGATTCCGTTTCGGTTCTTTACGATGGTTCGTTAATTTTCAGCGAAGATACCGAAGTCAAAGACGGACGTTTTTCGATTCATTTTATCACGCCGCGGAAAATTGCGTTCGGCGATACCGCTGCCGAAATTCGTCTTTGGGCAAATGGCAATTCCACGGCGAAAATCGGGCGCAGTCTCGTTTCGGGTTTAGCGATTTCGGGAACGTCGGCGTATGCGGATTCCATTATCGCAAACGATACATTACCGCCGTTGATTAGCATTCAAAGTTGTCTTTCTCCGGCATCGGGCACTTCATTCTCCGAAGGTGAAATGGTAACTCTTGCGTCTCCCGCATGTTTGCAAGTAACAATCAAAGATTCGACCGCAATCAATTTCCGCGAAGAAGCCAACGAAGGCGTCGAATTTGAAGTCGATGGGCAAGTTTCTGCATCGCCGTTTCATCCGTGGCCTTATGTGGAACAGTCGAGTAAAAAAGCCGTCGCCCGCATGAATTTCGCCGAAAGTAAATATCCCGCGGGAATTTACCTTTTCAAAGTTTCGGCAACCGATATTATCGGCAACGAATCCACGCGCACGGTCAAAGTCAACATTACCGAAGGACTTTCCGAAGGGCTTTCGGATGTGTTCAATGCGCCGAATCCGATGAAGCGCAAAGGTACGACTTTTTACTTTAAAGATTTAGCGGCAGGGCGTTCATCGGACGTAACGATTTTCATTTACAATCAAAACGGACGCATGGTGCAGCGCATTCCGCATGCGATTTCGGGAAAGACGCATTGGGATGGAAAAGATTTCTACGGACGCAAATTGGCGAATGGTTTATACCATTACATTGTCGTTTCGAAAGTGGCGGCATCGGCCGATGCCAAAGCGAAAACTTTCCGCAAAAAACAAAAATTGGTCATTTCGAGGTAA
- a CDS encoding nucleotidyltransferase family protein — translation MTAKMQITPTALGISEKSMAILLQILNAQPHICYAKIFGSREKGNYKEGSDIDLCLFVDNEFPIKNKLHMMRAFEESSLPYKVDLLIFSELQNENFKEHIELVGKTIYERAN, via the coding sequence ATGACCGCGAAAATGCAAATAACTCCAACTGCACTCGGGATTTCCGAGAAATCGATGGCGATACTTTTGCAAATTTTGAACGCTCAGCCGCACATTTGTTATGCAAAAATTTTTGGGAGTCGCGAAAAAGGAAACTACAAAGAAGGTAGCGACATCGACCTCTGCTTGTTTGTCGATAACGAATTTCCTATAAAAAACAAGCTGCATATGATGCGCGCCTTTGAAGAGTCTTCGCTGCCCTACAAGGTGGATTTGCTAATATTTAGCGAGCTGCAAAATGAAAATTTCAAAGAACACATCGAACTTGTAGGAAAGACAATCTATGAAAGAGCAAATTAG
- a CDS encoding nucleotidyltransferase substrate binding protein has product MKEQIRYKQRLENFAKALSNLNEAVELASERPLSKLEQQGLLKSFEFTYELAWKSMKDYLEFQGLSGIIGSRDSFRLALQNGLINEGDTWQDMVDDRNLLSHDYDEKIATAIAMRCPAYAKLLNAYLKTMSAR; this is encoded by the coding sequence ATGAAAGAGCAAATTAGATACAAACAACGTTTAGAAAACTTTGCGAAGGCTCTTTCAAACTTGAACGAAGCTGTGGAACTTGCAAGCGAGCGCCCGCTTTCTAAACTCGAGCAACAAGGGCTTTTGAAGTCGTTTGAATTTACATACGAACTTGCCTGGAAGAGCATGAAAGACTACTTGGAATTCCAGGGATTGTCAGGTATCATCGGGAGCCGCGATTCTTTTAGACTCGCGTTACAAAACGGCTTAATCAACGAAGGCGATACCTGGCAAGATATGGTCGATGACCGCAATCTGTTGAGCCACGATTACGACGAAAAAATCGCAACCGCTATTGCAATGCGCTGCCCTGCCTACGCAAAACTTTTAAACGCCTACCTAAAAACCATGAGTGCAAGGTAA
- a CDS encoding fibrobacter succinogenes major paralogous domain-containing protein → MKLHLGIKSAAVALSAASLLAFTACGDDSNSSKPDSNLPDDPSSRVEDMVVGTFDNLPVCSGTCEGVTAYVKDENLAYVCVNGSWVNAVVSSSSEEISSSSFIPSDVENSSSSVNVSSSSEEVKFSSSEKVSSSSEISSSSINSSSSEESSSSVKSSSSMKMSSSSGQISSSSINTKQSSSSITGWSWDVPKETFLNPNIAYGTMTDKRDGKVYKTVKIGDQTWMAENLNYADSSTTKSSIGKSWCYNKDDEKCKVTGRLYTWAAAIDSVKLAADGLTCGYDVECEMPKTVQGICPEGWHLPSNAEWNTLFDAVGGSFTAGKILKSSTGWYDYDGKSGNGTDAFGLSALPAGYRYYNGSFGYAGFTAFFWSSTENSSYNAYGMRLFHDSENAKLDGYYKDCAFSIVA, encoded by the coding sequence ATGAAACTTCATTTGGGAATAAAATCGGCAGCGGTTGCTCTTTCTGCAGCATCGCTTTTGGCTTTCACGGCTTGCGGCGACGATAGCAATTCGTCAAAGCCCGATTCCAATTTGCCCGATGACCCGAGCTCTCGCGTCGAAGATATGGTTGTAGGGACGTTTGACAACCTTCCGGTTTGTAGCGGCACGTGCGAAGGCGTAACCGCGTATGTGAAGGATGAAAATCTTGCCTACGTTTGCGTCAATGGTTCTTGGGTAAATGCTGTCGTTTCTTCTTCTAGCGAAGAAATTTCGTCATCGAGTTTTATTCCGAGCGATGTTGAAAATTCCAGCAGTTCTGTAAATGTTTCGTCATCAAGTGAAGAAGTAAAGTTCAGTAGCAGCGAAAAAGTTTCCTCGTCGAGTGAAATTTCAAGCAGCTCAATAAATTCCAGTAGCTCAGAAGAATCGAGTAGTTCCGTAAAATCTAGCAGCTCTATGAAAATGTCATCATCAAGTGGACAAATTTCCAGTTCAAGCATCAATACGAAACAGAGTTCTAGTTCAATAACAGGCTGGAGCTGGGATGTGCCGAAGGAAACTTTCTTGAATCCAAATATTGCTTACGGCACCATGACGGACAAACGCGATGGCAAAGTTTACAAGACGGTAAAAATCGGAGACCAGACTTGGATGGCGGAAAACTTGAATTATGCTGACAGCTCAACAACAAAGAGCTCGATTGGCAAGTCTTGGTGCTATAATAAAGATGATGAAAAATGCAAAGTAACTGGTCGCCTTTACACTTGGGCTGCTGCAATTGACTCTGTCAAGTTGGCTGCTGACGGACTTACTTGCGGATATGACGTAGAATGTGAAATGCCTAAAACGGTGCAGGGCATTTGCCCTGAAGGCTGGCACCTGCCGAGTAATGCTGAATGGAATACTTTGTTCGATGCAGTGGGTGGGAGCTTTACGGCAGGCAAGATTCTCAAGTCTAGTACTGGTTGGTATGACTACGATGGAAAAAGTGGTAACGGAACAGACGCCTTTGGTTTGTCCGCGCTCCCCGCGGGCTACAGGTACTACAATGGCTCCTTCGGCTACGCAGGCTTCACCGCTTTCTTCTGGTCTAGTACCGAGAACAGTAGCTACAACGCCTACGGCATGCGCTTGTTCCACGACAGCGAGAACGCGAAGCTGGACGGCTACTACAAGGACTGCGCGTTTTCTATCGTTGCCTAA
- a CDS encoding SufD family Fe-S cluster assembly protein: MQQEALGKIRALGLPTRRTEDWSYFPTSLLSKISRLTFIDDAHFKIDAGDARNVERLAESNFSAADFQIEKETDISALLPLALGAKSFVKEIPEGANETGILKAHDEFSHTVFRLGKNAKASLEILENKIVREISAERLDFFVDEGAELELFSTEESHAGELKFRSIRIHQEKNSRVNILDLNRTDSTRRVSVSAFLNGEGAEFAFRELNQLGNSASENGFVRVYHNAANCKSHQFVRNLLSDHSYMSYDGGVTAGLDCPGTDSSELINTMLLSDDSKICVKPTLKIYHDDVACSHGNTVGSLDEESIFYLMSRGIEKEKAEALLMQAFAKDVIAEHPGALGRNRMFKLLEV, translated from the coding sequence ATGCAACAAGAAGCACTCGGAAAAATCCGCGCCCTCGGACTCCCGACGCGTCGAACCGAAGATTGGAGCTACTTCCCCACTTCACTTCTTTCGAAAATTTCACGGCTCACCTTTATCGATGACGCTCATTTTAAAATCGACGCCGGCGATGCTCGCAATGTAGAACGCCTCGCCGAATCCAATTTTTCTGCTGCCGATTTTCAAATCGAAAAAGAAACCGATATTTCGGCGCTCCTCCCGCTCGCCCTCGGCGCAAAATCTTTCGTCAAAGAAATTCCCGAAGGCGCAAACGAAACCGGCATTCTCAAAGCCCACGATGAATTTTCGCACACCGTTTTCCGCTTAGGGAAAAACGCCAAAGCTTCTCTCGAAATTTTGGAAAATAAAATCGTCCGCGAAATTTCTGCCGAACGCCTCGACTTTTTCGTCGACGAAGGCGCAGAGCTTGAACTTTTCTCGACCGAAGAATCGCACGCGGGCGAACTCAAATTTCGCAGTATCCGCATTCACCAAGAAAAAAATTCCCGCGTCAATATTTTGGATTTGAACCGCACCGATTCCACGCGCCGCGTAAGCGTTTCGGCTTTCTTAAATGGCGAAGGCGCAGAATTTGCGTTTCGCGAATTGAATCAGCTCGGAAATTCAGCGAGTGAAAACGGATTCGTCCGCGTGTATCACAACGCAGCAAATTGCAAAAGCCATCAATTTGTGCGGAATTTACTTTCGGATCATTCTTACATGAGCTATGACGGCGGCGTTACCGCGGGCTTAGATTGCCCCGGCACCGATTCTTCGGAACTCATCAACACGATGCTTCTCTCGGACGATTCGAAAATTTGCGTGAAGCCGACCTTAAAAATTTACCACGATGATGTCGCCTGTTCGCACGGCAACACCGTCGGCTCTCTCGATGAAGAATCCATTTTCTATTTGATGAGCCGCGGCATCGAAAAAGAAAAAGCGGAGGCTCTTTTAATGCAAGCCTTCGCTAAAGATGTAATCGCCGAACATCCAGGCGCCTTAGGGCGAAATCGAATGTTCAAACTTCTTGAAGTATAA
- a CDS encoding sulfurtransferase TusA family protein, whose amino-acid sequence MTQNSMEKSPLERWLSANQDSPNLDNSLRLLLGHAFVGIFRKTHPDFAVFSPEKALSWVERLPKNAFPFDIGDWIAKPSAHAHDLVHFCENANAFQFPPTVDFSKWTSGVVDLRGVRCPMGSVRARLVLSGMEAGEEITLFVDNGEPIENIPRVMLEDGNHIVSRTREENYWKLTVQKNSAD is encoded by the coding sequence ATGACACAAAATTCCATGGAAAAGTCGCCGTTAGAAAGATGGCTCAGCGCAAATCAAGATAGCCCGAATTTGGACAATTCTCTGCGGCTTTTGCTCGGGCACGCTTTCGTCGGCATTTTCCGCAAAACGCATCCGGATTTTGCCGTTTTTTCGCCAGAAAAGGCACTTTCTTGGGTAGAACGCCTCCCGAAAAACGCTTTTCCGTTTGATATTGGCGATTGGATTGCAAAACCTTCGGCGCATGCGCACGATTTGGTGCATTTTTGCGAAAACGCTAACGCATTTCAATTCCCGCCGACGGTGGATTTTTCGAAGTGGACTTCGGGAGTTGTCGATTTACGCGGCGTACGTTGCCCGATGGGATCGGTGCGGGCGCGTCTTGTTCTCTCGGGGATGGAAGCGGGCGAAGAAATCACTCTCTTCGTCGATAACGGCGAACCGATTGAAAATATTCCGCGGGTCATGTTAGAAGACGGAAATCACATCGTTTCTCGAACAAGAGAAGAAAATTATTGGAAATTGACGGTGCAGAAAAATTCTGCGGACTAA